In Populus alba chromosome 9, ASM523922v2, whole genome shotgun sequence, a genomic segment contains:
- the LOC118059059 gene encoding uncharacterized protein isoform X1: MEEESQCLKINGEEDFYEKIEAPKFVDLNAPDQYHPGDDRYWFCLRVGCDQKHEEEMDSEAIYKNFVLRVMAARSPNIRLRKALYRKDSGANIKCPQTAPAKSSKPRVSRLALISSISKKMVDQKVKVKPLAKRNATPNVREKQSSVASKALTTPRNKKRLSNPDAFRSVRNPKAMDIANSRVVAKALFRSPNKSVSTKTLTELDTTVKKICAGVKKFEVTDGKKHANTPSPSNALRKQPRGREVKSRVYDGPLSRNCKGKNFKQYHGPMPQKGGGNNFSDMEIQEKSRNGSRGVCSTAKCDEGNNPHEGLLTTVKIEPSLVENKAEALSDANENTQSNYEERGSGENDVPKLLASSEEGTETSERHGEEDEMNSSLDKGTDGIMESNDRKHILISDDKENVSETMESDNKENASASDDNRDMDLNTGHLKRQTLGKHESVKSTQMIAKAMRKPSKKNFVTDATGVQGLKHGKPKPTNPKPFRLRTDERGILREATLEKKIHASPLKEIMSDTRFPGGSLQKKQKALLRNDKSLEQTELANDAQKASEKERNTTQKEQHQNQASILKNSKERVRRKLSSAPQRHTVSSQQKLVSPPKKYSHCKTTAQDLGNTLKRAKSPFVRNVVRPQETSSTTNETLPITLPGQLGVIKEESPEILLRPKEVAKPSKSSASPETKASAVPRQSLQGRRRSTTIPKEPNFHTIHTPKSCTRRVA; this comes from the exons atggaaGAAGAATCTCAGTGTTTGAAAATCAACGGCGAAGAAGACTTCTACGAGAAGATCGAGGCTCCGAAGTTCGTGGACCTTAACGCTCCTGATCAGTACCATCCTGGAGATGACCGATACTGGTTCTGCTTGCGTGTTG GATGTGATCAAAAGCATGAAGAAGAAATGGATTCTGAAGCAATCTACAAAAATTTTGTTCTTCGG GTTATGGCTGCAAGGAGTCCCAACATACGGCTTCGGAAAGCATTGTACAGAAAGGATTCAGG TGCCAATATTAAATGTCCCCAGACAGCTCCAGCAAAATCTTCGAAACCTCGAGTATCAAGATTGGCCCTGATTTCctcaatatctaaaaaaatggTCGATCAAAAAGTGAAAGTAAAACCTCTTGCTAAGCGAAATGCAACTCCAAATGTGAGGGAAAAGCAGTCTTCTGTTGCATCCAAGGCTCTGACTACTCCAAGGAACAAAAAGCGACTGTCAAATCCTGATGCATTTCGGAGTGTTAGGAACCCAAAGGCAATGGACATTGCAAATAGTAGAGTGGTAGCAAAGGCGTTATTTCGTTCACCTAATAAGTCAGTGAGCACAAAAACTTTAACAGAATTGGATACAACTGTCAAGAAAATATGTGCAGGTGTGAAGAAGTTTGAGGTCACTGATGGAAAGAAGCATGCTAATACACCATCGCCTTCAAATGCTCTAAGAAAACAACCGCGAGGACGAGAGGTTAAAAGCAGAGTTTATGATGGGCCGCTTTCCCGAAATTGTAAGGGAAAAAATTTTAAGCAGTATCATGGTCCTATGCCTCAAAAGGGGGGTGGAAATAATTTCAGTGACATGGAGATTCAGGAGAAATCAAGAAATGGTTCTCGGGGAGTCTGCTCTACTGCTAAATGTGATGAAGGAAATAATCCACATGAAGGGCTTTTAACAACTGTAAAAATAGAACCATCACTGGTTGAGAATAAAGCTGAAGCTTTGTCAGATGCCAACGAAAATACCCAGTCAAATTATGAAGAGAGGGGGTCGGGAGAAAATGACGTTCCCAAACTTCTTGCGTCAAGTGAAGAGGGCACTGAGACCAGTGAAAGACAtggtgaagaagatgaaatgaACTCGAGTTTGGATAAGGGCACTGATGGAATCATGGAAAGTAATGatagaaaacatattttgatATCAGATGACAAGGAAAATGTCAGTGAAACCATGGAGAGCGACAATAAGGAAAATGCTTCAGCCTCTGACGATAACAG AGACATGGATCTTAATACCGGCCACTTGAAAAGACAAACCCTTGGCAAGCATGAGAGTGTGAAGAGCACacaaatg ATAGCCAAAGCAATGAGGAAGCCATCTAAAAAGAACTTCGTTACTGACGCTACTGGTGTTCAAGGACTGAAACATGGAAAGCCTAAGCCTACAAATCCCAAGCCTTTTCGGCTAAGAACTGAT gaAAGAGGGATTCTTAGGGAAGCAACCTTGGAGAAGAAGATTCACGCTTCTCCTCTGAAAGAAATCATGTCAGATACGAGGTTCCCAGGAGGAAGTTTGCAGAAAAAACAGAAGGCATTGCTA AGAAATGACAAGAGCCTTGAACAAACTGAATTAGCTAATGATGCTCAGAAAGCaagtgaaaaggaaagaaacacaACACAGAAGGAACAACAT CAAAATCAGGCTTCCATCTTGAAGAACTCCAAAGAAAGAGTGAGACGAAAATTATCTTCAGCTCCACAGAGACATACAGTTTCGTCCCAACAGAAGCTTGTGTCTCCACCGAAGAAATATAGTCATTGTAAGACAACAGCTCAAGATTTGGGGAATACCTTGAAAAGGGCCAAATCACCATTTGTGAGAAATGTCGTGAGACCACAAGA GACCTCATCGACTACAAACGAAACACTCCCTATTACGTTACCTGGTCAACTAGGTGTGATAAAGGAAGAATCACCAGAAATCTTGTTGAGACCCAAAGAAGTTGCAAAGCCTAGCAAAAGCAGTGCTTCCCCGGAAACCAAAGCTTCTGCTGTCCCCAGGCAATCACTGCAGGGGAGGAGGAGGTCCACAACTATTCCAAAGGAACCGAATTTCCATACCATCCACACGCCAAAGAGCTGCACACGAAGAGTGGCTTAA
- the LOC118029015 gene encoding gallate 1-beta-glucosyltransferase 84A24, protein MVSKSLGHLFLVSFPAQGHVNPLLRLGKILASKGFLVTFSTTETIGKQMRKASGVIDKLTPFGDGFIRFEFFEDGWTEDEDRHQDLDQYLLQLELVGKQVIPQMIKKNAEQGRPVCCLINNPFIPWVTDVATTLGLPSAMLWVQSCACFASYYHYYHGTVPFPDEEHPEIDVQLPCMPLLKHDEVPSFLHPTTPYPFLRRAILGQYKNLDKPFCILMETFEELEPELIKHMSEIFPIKTVGPLFRNPKAPQTTVHGDLLKADDCIEWLDTKPPSSVVYVSFGSVVQLKQDQWNEIAYGLLNSGVSFLLAMKPPLKDAGHDLLVLPDGFLEKAGDRGKVVQWSPQEKVLAHPSVACFVTHCGWNSTMEALTSGMPVVAFPQWGDQVTNAKYLVDILKVGVRMSRGEAENKLITRDEIEKCLLEATEGPKAVEMKENAMKWKEAAEAAVAEGGSSDWNIRHFTDDIVKANESEIAGKCNGSNEFPVSVVVKSIEKVVELVGSSA, encoded by the coding sequence ATGGTTTCCAAGTCTCTTGGCCATCTCTTCCTTGTTTCTTTCCCAGCCCAAGGCCATGTAAATCCTTTACTTAGACTTGGAAAAATTCTTGCCTCCAAAGGCTTCCTTGTCACCTTCTCCACTACTGAAACCATTGGCAAACAGATGAGAAAAGCCAGTGGCGTCATAGATAAGCTGACCCCGTTTGGTGATGGCTTTATCCGGTTTGAATTCTTTGAAGATGGATGGACAGAGGACGAGGATAGGCACCAAGACCTTGATCAATACTTACTTCAACTTGAGCTTGTTGGCAAACAAGTAATTCCTCAAATGATCAAGAAAAATGCAGAGCAAGGGCGGCCTGTTTGTTGCCTCATAAACAACCCTTTCATTCCTTGGGTTACAGATGTGGCCACAACTCTAGGTCTCCCTTCTGCAATGCTTTGGGTTCAATCCTGCGCTTGTTTTGCCTCATATTACCATTACTATCACGGTACTGTACCTTTCCCTGACGAGGAGCACCCCGAGATAGATGTCCAGTTACCATGCATGCCTCTCCTAAAACATGATGAAGTGCCTAGTTTCTTACATCCCACAACTCCTTATCCTTTCTTGAGGAGGGCTATTTTAGGTCAGTACAAAAATCTTGACAAACCATTTTGCATCCTGATGGAAACATTCGAAGAGCTTGAACCAGAGCTTATCAAGCACATGTCCGAAATCTTCCCCATCAAGACCGTTGGGCCACTATTCAGAAATCCCAAGGCACCACAGACAACGGTGCATGGAGACTTGCTGAAGGCAGATGATTGCATCGAATGGCTTGACACAAAGCCACCTTCATCAGTTGTTTATGTGTCTTTCGGTAGTGTCGTACAATTGAAGCAAGACCAATGGAACGAGATCGCTTATGGGTTATTGAATTCGGGCGTCTCCTTCTTGTTAGCTATGAAACCACCCCTCAAAGATGCAGGACATGACCTCCTTGTTCTGCCAGATGGGTTCTTGGAGAAAGCAGGAGACAGGGGCAAGGTGGTGCAGTGGAGTCCTCAAGAGAAGGTTTTAGCTCACCCATCAGTTGCGTGCTTTGTAACACATTGTGGGTGGAACTCTACTATGGAAGCACTCACATCAGGCATGCCAGTGGTGGCTTTCCCTCAATGGGGTGATCAAGTAACTAATGCAAAATATTTGGTCGACATCCTTAAGGTTGGTGTGAGAATGAGCCGCGGAGAAGCAGAGAACAAACTGATTACTCGTGATGAGATAGAGAAATGCTTGTTGGAGGCCACAGAGGGACCTAAGGCAGTGGAAATGAAGGAGAATGCAATGAAATGGAAGGAGGCAGCGGAGGCAGCAGTGGCTGAGGGTGGTTCCTCCGACTGGAATATACGACATTTTACGGACGATATTGTAAAAGCGAATGAGTCCGAGATTGCTGGGAAGTGCAACGGTTCTAATGAGTTTCCAGTGTCGGTAGTGGTGAAGTCCATTGAGAAAGTGGTTGAACTGGTGGGGTCATCGGCATGA
- the LOC118059059 gene encoding uncharacterized protein isoform X2: MEEESQCLKINGEEDFYEKIEAPKFVDLNAPDQYHPGDDRYWFCLRVGCDQKHEEEMDSEAIYKNFVLRVMAARSPNIRLRKALYRKDSGANIKCPQTAPAKSSKPRVSRLALISSISKKMVDQKVKVKPLAKRNATPNVREKQSSVASKALTTPRNKKRLSNPDAFRSVRNPKAMDIANSRVVAKALFRSPNKSVSTKTLTELDTTVKKICAGVKKFEVTDGKKHANTPSPSNALRKQPRGREVKSRVYDGPLSRNCKGKNFKQYHGPMPQKGGGNNFSDMEIQEKSRNGSRGVCSTAKCDEGNNPHEGLLTTVKIEPSLVENKAEALSDANENTQSNYEERGSGENDVPKLLASSEEGTETSERHGEEDEMNSSLDKGTDGIMESNDRKHILISDDKENVSETMESDNKENASASDDNRDMDLNTGHLKRQTLGKHESVKSTQMIAKAMRKPSKKNFVTDATGVQGLKHGKPKPTNPKPFRLRTDERGILREATLEKKIHASPLKEIMSDTRFPGGSLQKKQKALLRNDKSLEQTELANDAQKASEKERNTTQKEQHASILKNSKERVRRKLSSAPQRHTVSSQQKLVSPPKKYSHCKTTAQDLGNTLKRAKSPFVRNVVRPQETSSTTNETLPITLPGQLGVIKEESPEILLRPKEVAKPSKSSASPETKASAVPRQSLQGRRRSTTIPKEPNFHTIHTPKSCTRRVA; the protein is encoded by the exons atggaaGAAGAATCTCAGTGTTTGAAAATCAACGGCGAAGAAGACTTCTACGAGAAGATCGAGGCTCCGAAGTTCGTGGACCTTAACGCTCCTGATCAGTACCATCCTGGAGATGACCGATACTGGTTCTGCTTGCGTGTTG GATGTGATCAAAAGCATGAAGAAGAAATGGATTCTGAAGCAATCTACAAAAATTTTGTTCTTCGG GTTATGGCTGCAAGGAGTCCCAACATACGGCTTCGGAAAGCATTGTACAGAAAGGATTCAGG TGCCAATATTAAATGTCCCCAGACAGCTCCAGCAAAATCTTCGAAACCTCGAGTATCAAGATTGGCCCTGATTTCctcaatatctaaaaaaatggTCGATCAAAAAGTGAAAGTAAAACCTCTTGCTAAGCGAAATGCAACTCCAAATGTGAGGGAAAAGCAGTCTTCTGTTGCATCCAAGGCTCTGACTACTCCAAGGAACAAAAAGCGACTGTCAAATCCTGATGCATTTCGGAGTGTTAGGAACCCAAAGGCAATGGACATTGCAAATAGTAGAGTGGTAGCAAAGGCGTTATTTCGTTCACCTAATAAGTCAGTGAGCACAAAAACTTTAACAGAATTGGATACAACTGTCAAGAAAATATGTGCAGGTGTGAAGAAGTTTGAGGTCACTGATGGAAAGAAGCATGCTAATACACCATCGCCTTCAAATGCTCTAAGAAAACAACCGCGAGGACGAGAGGTTAAAAGCAGAGTTTATGATGGGCCGCTTTCCCGAAATTGTAAGGGAAAAAATTTTAAGCAGTATCATGGTCCTATGCCTCAAAAGGGGGGTGGAAATAATTTCAGTGACATGGAGATTCAGGAGAAATCAAGAAATGGTTCTCGGGGAGTCTGCTCTACTGCTAAATGTGATGAAGGAAATAATCCACATGAAGGGCTTTTAACAACTGTAAAAATAGAACCATCACTGGTTGAGAATAAAGCTGAAGCTTTGTCAGATGCCAACGAAAATACCCAGTCAAATTATGAAGAGAGGGGGTCGGGAGAAAATGACGTTCCCAAACTTCTTGCGTCAAGTGAAGAGGGCACTGAGACCAGTGAAAGACAtggtgaagaagatgaaatgaACTCGAGTTTGGATAAGGGCACTGATGGAATCATGGAAAGTAATGatagaaaacatattttgatATCAGATGACAAGGAAAATGTCAGTGAAACCATGGAGAGCGACAATAAGGAAAATGCTTCAGCCTCTGACGATAACAG AGACATGGATCTTAATACCGGCCACTTGAAAAGACAAACCCTTGGCAAGCATGAGAGTGTGAAGAGCACacaaatg ATAGCCAAAGCAATGAGGAAGCCATCTAAAAAGAACTTCGTTACTGACGCTACTGGTGTTCAAGGACTGAAACATGGAAAGCCTAAGCCTACAAATCCCAAGCCTTTTCGGCTAAGAACTGAT gaAAGAGGGATTCTTAGGGAAGCAACCTTGGAGAAGAAGATTCACGCTTCTCCTCTGAAAGAAATCATGTCAGATACGAGGTTCCCAGGAGGAAGTTTGCAGAAAAAACAGAAGGCATTGCTA AGAAATGACAAGAGCCTTGAACAAACTGAATTAGCTAATGATGCTCAGAAAGCaagtgaaaaggaaagaaacacaACACAGAAGGAACAACAT GCTTCCATCTTGAAGAACTCCAAAGAAAGAGTGAGACGAAAATTATCTTCAGCTCCACAGAGACATACAGTTTCGTCCCAACAGAAGCTTGTGTCTCCACCGAAGAAATATAGTCATTGTAAGACAACAGCTCAAGATTTGGGGAATACCTTGAAAAGGGCCAAATCACCATTTGTGAGAAATGTCGTGAGACCACAAGA GACCTCATCGACTACAAACGAAACACTCCCTATTACGTTACCTGGTCAACTAGGTGTGATAAAGGAAGAATCACCAGAAATCTTGTTGAGACCCAAAGAAGTTGCAAAGCCTAGCAAAAGCAGTGCTTCCCCGGAAACCAAAGCTTCTGCTGTCCCCAGGCAATCACTGCAGGGGAGGAGGAGGTCCACAACTATTCCAAAGGAACCGAATTTCCATACCATCCACACGCCAAAGAGCTGCACACGAAGAGTGGCTTAA